From a single Rutidosis leptorrhynchoides isolate AG116_Rl617_1_P2 chromosome 5, CSIRO_AGI_Rlap_v1, whole genome shotgun sequence genomic region:
- the LOC139847925 gene encoding protein REVEILLE 1-like, translated as MACESMAEDRSEGSVSNTIKNDQYSSTDDYAPKVRKPYTITKQRERWTQEEHKKFIEALRIHGRAWRRIEEHVGTKTAVQIRSHAQKYFSKVVRESTSGDVGEVKPTEIPPPRPKRKPMHPYPRKLSTSSKIGGRNARCTSPNSSGSDQENQSPTSVLSPGGSNIFGDSCSPNMRSSPVSVEPNLSPEQEENVYSPSTKPESCGEEKEGFAEESSPESGSTQSLKLFGKTVVVTDTQQQSSQNGVNVTPQKLIPISSIPCGAPVYYMQFLDENSGSSNSVAPLWGLYGGVSYPWIQPFNSLIPAKESGPEMENECSLIGSNASETESGVRKEKRLVIGSERSAFKRPT; from the exons ATGGCGTGTGAAAGCATGGCTGAG GATCGTAGTGAAGGTTCGGTGTCGAATACTATTAAGAACGACCAATATTCGTCGACTGATGATTATGCTCCCAAG GTTAGGAAACCGTATACCATTACGAAACAAAGAGAAAGATGGACCCAAGAAGAACACAAGAAGTTCATTGAAGCATTAAGAATACACGGGCGAGCTTGGCGTCGAATTGAAG AACATGTGGGCACGAAAACTGCGGTTCAAATTAGAAGTCATGCCCAAAAGTATTTCTCTAAG GTGGTTCGTGAGTCGACTAGTGGCGACGTAGGTGAGGTAAAACCTACCGAGATTCCGCCACCTCGTCCAAAAAGGAAGCCAATGCATCCTTACCCTCGTAAGCTTTCGACATCATCAAAAATAGGCGGTCGCAATGCGAGATGTACATCACCGAATTCATCAGGGTCCGATCAAGAAAACCAGTCCCCGACTTCGGTTTTGTCACCAGGTGGTTCAAACATATTTGGTGATTCTTGTTCACCAAACATGAGGTCATCCCCTGTTTCAGTTGAACCTAATCTTTCACCCGAACAAGAAGAGAATGTTTATTCACCCTCAACG AAACCAGAATCTTGTGGTGAAGAaaaagaagggtttgctgaagaaaGTTCACCTGAAAGCGGATCGACCCAAAGTTTGAAGCTTTTTGGGAAGACAGTTGTGGTAACCGATACCCAACAACAATCTTCCCAAAACGGTGTAAACGTGACTCCACAGAAGTTGATACCGATTAGTTCTATACCGTGTGGAGCACCCGTTTACTATATGCAGTTTCTTGATGAAAACTCTGGGTCGTCTAATTCGGTTGCACCGTTGTGGGGTTTGTATGGAGGTGTATCTTACCCGTGGATTCAACCGTTTAATTCATTGATACCCGCAAAGGAAAGTGGGCCCGAAATGGAAAACGAATGTTCGTTAATAGGTTCAAACGCTAGTGAGACTGAAAGCGGGGTTAGAAAGGAAAAAAGGTTGGTGATAGGAAGTGAAAGATCCGCATTCAAAAGGCCAACTTAG